TGCCGGCTCCTCCAGCCACATGCAGAGCTCCAGGGAGGCCACTGGGCCATTCCTAAggaaggctggaacccaggcctctggggtcTGGGTGGAGATCCCACTCCAAGGGGGCCGGGAACACcccaagccctgcccctccccacccaccttcaggTCGTAGAAGATGATGTCACCGAGCACCAGGTACACATTCACGTAGTAGAGGGTCTCCTCGTCGAACTCCAGCGGCGAGTTGCAGAGCTACAGGGCCTTGAGGTAGAAGTGCTCCGCCAGCTTGCCATGACCCAGCTGATGGTGCAGGGCGGCCAGCCGGTGGTAGGCCATGCGCTCATTCAGCTGGTCCCCTGGGGTGGAGGCcaaaggggcaggtgtgaggatgtggctccctggggcagggagggcacaggcCCCTCTGGAGCAGGCATGCAGACCCCAGGCAGCACACCTGGCTTGCCACCAGGCACCTGTGgtcacctgggcagctctggccagTCCCTTCTGGGTTCCCAGACtcactttcccatctgcaaagcagaatTAATAAGGCCTGCCCCTGTCTACTGTGAGGCTTTGGCAAAGTCGGACTTGGATGGCCCAGCTCTGTGCCTACACATAGCCACCTGCCTATGCTCACTGGTTTTAACCAGGGGAGCCCAAAAGCCATGCAGTCCAGGTGCTCCAGGCACCCCGgctccaggcaacccacagacaTAACATCCGACTCCTCCTGGGTGTGTCAAAATCGGAGCCCCCTACTTTGGGGAGTcagctgcacacctactgtgtactgggccACAGGGCACAAGGCGCTGGGGCATGCGGCCTGCCTAGGGTTCCCTGTCTCTGGAGGAGGACAGACGACCCTGGCACAGCACCAGGGGATGCCCGGCCTTAAGGGGCAGACTGTTGGAAGGGGAATTGGGATTTTATCAGCCAGAGAGCTGTGTGGTTGATGAGGGTGGGAAGGGTACAAGAGAAAGGGAATATGCCACTCAGCCTGGCACATACAGGGACCAATGAGATACCTGgcatgtctggaaggcagagggcacactgggcggcccttgtggtcagcagcgggaacaggcagaggaaacagagctcagtcaggcagggagctctgcacTGCGTGAGAGACCTCGGGCTGTGCCGCACAGCCGGACGGGGAAGCCAGTTGggcagatctgcctgcctggacaggagaccaggaaaatccagcagctgtttcagctcctgccctgcagtcctggaggctgggctctggcaaagtgtgggtcctggcagggtGGGGCTCAGGGGACTTACCCAGAGTGATGCTGAGTGCTAGGGCCACGTAGGCAAACTCCAAGCACTCCTGGGGATTTTCCAGTGTGGCCAGCAGTGCCACCAGCTTGTTGCACAGCTGTAGCTGCAGCTCCGCCTTGCGGTTGCCTGTAGTCATTGCCAGGGCCAGGACCCGGTCctaccacacaggcaggtggTGTCAGGTTTCCCGTAGCACCCACCTTGCCCAGCgccctcctcagagctcaaacatgtGCTTGGAGCTTCCCACACCCCAGCTACACCTGCacctccacacagctctgtgctctgggataacACACAGTTCAGACACCCAAGTTGGGGGCTGAAGAGTCACCTGAGGCCCATCCAGCTACACCCGGCAGCCTCAGACCCGTCTCTCCCACCTGGCCACCGGGTTCTGACTCgggggagccagcactcctctctgctctaaaaaCACCACATTTATCTGTGCCCAGGACTGAGCCACACCgtgagctcagaggaagggagaagccgtCCCACTTCGGGGTGCATGCAGACCCGGGCCTCCCACTGACATGCTGTGTGTCCTCTGacatgtccctgtgcctctctgagcctcagtttcctcatctgaaagatGGGGACAGAACTTCCCGCTCATGGTTGCTTGAGATCATCAGGTACAAGGGTAGAGCCATTGTCACATCCAGGCCCCGAGTGTTTGTCCCAGGCAGGGGCACGGTCAATATCATGCCCGGTGAGACCACTTGGAAACTAGCATGTgcatgggtggccctgcctccaggtgggaggcctctgccctgccacacctgtgcctcagccctccaggtgcccccctgaggcccacccacatcagcccacaggccagctcacccgGTAGAAGGACACAGCTTTCTCCCGCTCCCAGGCCCCACTGAAGAagatgtctccagctgcctcaaacaGCTCCGGCCCCAGGTTGGGGTGGCCTGTGTACAGGACCACATTCTGTGCCacctgaaaggagacagaagttccctCAAGACCCACACCTGGTGAGGTGGCCATGCCCACCTTttccagcctccttcctctcacacactacaggtacacctgagcatttttcagaccctgtgcattagggctgcccccaccactggcatgaggacaatgaactgatgcacctgagtgccaggagatgactgagcagctgcagcccaggagcccgacacctgtgaatcctaccaccagggctagccctagcccactccccctgcactcaaaccagtctccgtggcccccagattgctgggagcccatcccctggctcctttctgcgttgccacatccctgccacatcaacagtgtttgtgggtgggcctggtcccctcttggccatgagctcttgatccctctcctcagctcaaggaggtatacagcaggtgctcagtaatgaAAGCTTCACCAGGCTCGTGGGCTTCACAATTTGTTCCGGATCACACTGTGTTTgggaaagcctctgaaaacagcCACTATGATAGATTCATTTTGTAAGGAGATGTGCCACGTGTCGCTTGGAGCAAGTTCTTCTGTGTGTTAACTGAGTGGTCACATTATTTGAGCATGTGCTGTATTTGAGCAGGTGCTGGGCACTGTGAGGGGCtgcgcctctgccctcagggagaagatgctggccactgggggaggatatgagggaaccagttggagggaggaaaaaggcacacaacaggtgctcagcagtggcttaggaatgagtggatggatggatgaatggatgaggagatgtagacacatggatggatggatgagtgtgTGGATAGATTAAtgctgggatggatggatggacggatggatggatggatggatggatggatggatggatggacggacggacggacgggtgggtggatggatgggtggatgggtggatgggtgggtgggtggatggatggatggatggatgggtggaatgatgtgtgtatgtctgtatgtatgtatgggtgggtagataatgtatggatgggtggagggtagatgatgtatgtgcatatggatggatagatggtggatgaatgtatggataaacaaattgacagatagatgaatggagggatggattaataggtagattggtgggtggatggatgaatgatggatggatggacgaacagtgaatggatggatgggagaaaggat
The Macaca mulatta isolate MMU2019108-1 chromosome 6, T2T-MMU8v2.0, whole genome shotgun sequence DNA segment above includes these coding regions:
- the LOC144341507 gene encoding SH3 domain and tetratricopeptide repeat-containing protein 1-like, whose product is MTTGNRKAELQLQLCNKLVALLATLENPQECLEFAYVALALSITLGDQLNERMAYHRLAALHHQLGHGKLAEHFYLKAL